Proteins from a single region of Meriones unguiculatus strain TT.TT164.6M chromosome 21, Bangor_MerUng_6.1, whole genome shotgun sequence:
- the Napepld gene encoding N-acyl-phosphatidylethanolamine-hydrolyzing phospholipase D, translating into MDENENSQSPTTSYQYPKETVRKRQNSVQNSEGSMSSRFSRKSFKLDYRLEEDVTKSKKGKDGRFVNPWPTWKNISIPNILRWVIMEKNHSSVPGSKEELDKELPVLKPYFVSHPEEAGVREAGLRVTWLGHATLMVEMDELIFLTDPMFSSRASPSQYMGPKRFRRPPCTIGELPRIDAVVISHNHYDHLDHSTVLALNERFGSELRWFVPLGLLDWMQKCGCDNVIELDWWEENCVPGHDKVTFVLTPSQHWCKRTLMDDNKVLWGSWSVLGPWNRFFFAGDTGYCPAFEEIGKRFGPFDLAAIPIGAYAPRWFMKYQHADPEDAVRIHIDVQAKRSVAVHWGTFALANEHYLEPPVKLHEALERYGLKSEDFFVLKHGESRYLNTDEKASEEK; encoded by the exons AtggatgaaaatgaaaacagccaGTCTCCAACAACAAGCTACCAATATCCTAAAGAAACAGTAAGAAAGCGCCAAAATTCAGTACAGAATTCAGAAGGAAGTATGTCTTCTAGGTTTTCCAGGAAAAGCTTCAAACTGGATTACAGACTAGAGGAAGATGTAACTAAATCgaagaaaggaaaagatgggAGATTTGTTAACCCATGGCCAACATGGAAAAACATCTCTATCCCAAATATTCTTAGATGGGTGATAATGGAGAAAAATCATAGCAGTGTTCCAGGTTCCAAAGAG GAACTTGACAAAGAACTCCCAGTGCTGAAGCCGTACTTTGTCAGTCACCCCGAAGAAGCTGGAGTGAGAGAGGCTGGCTTGAGAGTCACGTGGCTGGGACACGCAACGCTGATGGTGGAGATGGATGAGCTCATCTTCCTCACAGATCCCATGTTCAGCTCCCGAGCTTCGCCCTCGCAGTACATGGGTCCAAAGCGGTTCCGCCGTCCGCCGTGTACGATAGGCGAACTCCCCCGAATAGACGCCGTCGTGATCAGCCACAACCACTATGACCACCTGGACCACAGCACTGTCCTCGCCTTGAACGAGCGGTTTGGCAGTGAGCTGAGGTGGTTTGTGCCTCTGGGCCTTCTCGACTGGATGCAGAAATGCGGCTGTGATAATGTGATTGAGCTTGACTGGTGGGAGGAGAATTGCGTCCCCGGCCACGACAAGGTCACCTTTGTCTTAACGCCTTCCCAGCACTGGTGTAAAAGGACCCTCATGGATGACAACAAGGTTCTGTGGGGCAGCTGGTCTGTGTTAGGGCCTTGGAATCGGTTCTTCTTTGCCGGGGATACTGGCTACTGCCCTGCTTTTGAAGAGATAGGAAAAAGGTTTGGTCCTTTTGACCTTGCAGCGATTCCCATTGGAGCTTATGCACCAAG GTGGTTTATGAAATACCAGCATGCCGACCCAGAAGATGCCGTAAGGATTCACATTGATGTCCAAGCGAAGAGATCTGTGGCAGTTCACTGGGGAACTTTTGCCTTAGCTAACGAG CATTACTTAGAGCCCCCGGTGAAACTGCATGAAGCTCTAGAGCGGTACGGACTTAAAAGTGAagatttctttgtcctgaagcaCGGAGAATCAAGATACTTGAATACTGATGAGAAAGcttctgaagaaaaatga
- the Armc10 gene encoding armadillo repeat-containing protein 10 produces MGGARDVGWLAAGLVLGAGACYCIYRLTRGPRRGRRRLRPSRSAEDLTDGSYDDVLTAEQLEKLLYLLESTDDPIIIEKALVTLGNNAAFSANQAIIRELGGIPIVGSKINSLNLSIKEKALNALNNLSVNVENQVKIKVYVHQVCEDVFADPLDSAVQLAGLRLLTNMTVTNDYQHLLSSYIPGLFHLLLIGNGSTKVQVLKLLLNLSENPAMTEGLLSAQVDSSFLSLYDGHIANEILLRALTLFQNINNCLRVEGRLAHQLPFAKGSLFFLLYGEECAQKMRELVCHNDAEVKEKALAIKPKF; encoded by the exons ATGGGCGGCGCGCGGGACGTGGGCTGGTTGGCGGCGGGGCTGGTCCTCGGCGCCGGCGCCTGCTACTGCATCTACCGGCTGACCCGGGGCCCGCGGCGAGGCCGGCGCCGCCTGCGCCCTTCGCGGTCTGCAG AAGACTTAACTGATGGTTCCTATGATGATGTGTTAACTGCTGAACAGCTTGAGAAACTTCTGTACCTGCTGGAGTCAACTGATGATCCTATAATTATTGAGAAAGCCTTGGTCACCCTGGGAAATAATGCGGCCTTTTCAGCCAACCAA GCCATTATTCGTGAGTTGGGTGGTATCCcaatcgttggaagcaaaatcaACTCTCTGAACCTCAGTATTAAAGAGAAAGCCTTGAATGCACTAAATAACCTGAGTGTGAATGTTGAAAACCAAGTTAAGATAAAG GTTTACGTCCATCAAGTCTGTGAGGACGTCTTCGCCGATCCCCTGGACTCTGCCGTGCAGCTGGCTGGCTTGAGACTTTTAACAAACATGACCGTCACCAATGACTACCAGCACCTGCTCAGCAGCTACATCCCTGGCCTGTTCCACCTGCTACTTATTGGGAATGGAAGCACCAAG GTCCAGGTGTTGAAGCTGCTTTTGAACTTGTCTGAGAATCCAGCCATGACAGAAGGACTACTGAGTGCCCAA GTGGATTCTTCATTTCTCTCCCTTTATGATGGCCACATAGCCAATGAGATTCTTCTTCGAGCACTTACACtgtttcaaaatataaacaaCTGCCTCAGAGTGGAAGGCCGGTTAGCTCATCAGCTTCCCTTCGCTAAAGGGTCATTGTTTTTCCTCTTGTATGGGGAAGAGTGTGCCCAGAAGATGAGAGAGCTAGTTTGTCATAATGATGCAGAGGTGAAAGAGAAGGCTTTAGCCATAAAGCCAAAGTTCTGA